The following DNA comes from Augochlora pura isolate Apur16 chromosome 6, APUR_v2.2.1, whole genome shotgun sequence.
AGAAAgcaaattgtaaagaaaaagagaatttatCCCAGAGAACACCAAGTAAGGGTTCACGCGGGATACAGCGTTATAGAGATCGTAAACTTCAGGGGAACGATAGGTTCAGCACACAACCGGTAACTTTTCAAGAAGTGCAAGAGGCAGTTTTACAGAATCAACGCAACTCGAATATAAAGTCAAGTACGATGGATACGAACGCCGACGACGATTACGATCCTTCTAAGTTAAGTCTGGCGGAACGAGTACGCctttttaatcaaaaaattGATCCTGACAAGAGTGTAGAGTCTGATAAAATGTCAACGGACCGACATTCTAGAAGACGATCAGCTACGCGTTATAAAACACAACCGGTTACTTCTGAGGAGGTCGAAGTAGCATCTCGAATATCTCCTTTAAATTCCATTCACCAATATTCACTGGATAACAGTGAGTATTTATGTTGGTGCACACATATCAACTCTAAAAAAGATATAAGGtacaagtaataaattaattgttacaggTATTGCTCCAGAGCTCTGTGAACTAGTGAGTGTTTCTCAGGTCGATATACCAAAAAGTACTTTAAAACCGCAGAGCGCGTTTAGAAATAAGAGTCCTGAACTCGAGGGTTTGAAGTTAATAAAATCTGTACTTAAAAAGGAGTCCGCGGAACATGAACAGCTGACGCATGAAAATTCTGATTCCATACTAATTTCGTCGAAGACTAAACTGGAAGAAAAGATAGTAAGTAGCGAAGCAAAGGAGGTAGTCAGCCACCTAAATATCTTCTTAATGGTATAAAGAATAGATgacaatcaattttattcacagGCAAGAACTGAgacggaaaataattatggtacaCAGTATAATTGGGACAGTGGTCACAACATGGAAGGTAGGCAATCTGACCCTAAACGAACCGTCGTGCCTTTCCAGAAGAATTGTAATCAGGACGAACAAAGTAGAGTAAGAATGAAATCTGTGTTAGATAACATAAGTAATGTTCGAACCGACATTTCTGCATCCAAAAAGGATGACAAAATTTCTCGAACGACAGACAACGAGGAGACCTCTTCCTCGGGAGATTATAACAGCAACATAAAAAACGAAGGTGTACTTCGTCAATctattttttcaaaacaaaCTAGGTGAGACACCTTCTGCCGACATACCAAGTTGACTAATActtatttcttttgtaaaatgtacagTCAAGCGTTACTCTTAAATGAcgtcaaattttttaatcattcctATAAGTGCTGATAAGATTAGGTTGAACAGTGTGGGTATTGTATGcacatatattgtaattatccATTTGTAGGTATGCTTCGTTGTTGAAGAGCGCCAGTCACCACTCGATTAGCAACAAAAAGCCTGAAACTGAAATGTCCAGTGGAACTGTACCAAAACAACATGGAATAGCGTTACCGGGATTATGTCGTAGTGCAACACAGACAATCGCATCAGTAGATACCAGCGATGGTCCGAGTATGAGTATCGCAGACCGATTGGCTGCCCTTCAACGAAGTGGCAACACAACATGGAAACGACGCATAGCGTCGGAATCATCTATCTCGTCGGTGTGCATCTTTTTTCATATATCATCGTTACTATAAGAAAATCCTTTGTTTTCTGTTCTATTGTTAATGACAATGGTTGATTAGGATGGATTGGGTTCATCACCTAAAGAAGAACTGAGCATCAAGCAAGGAGTTCTAGCTGATTGTCTTGGTAAGTTAGAATCTGCCACAGAAGGATGGAAGAAGAGAGTAGCCACGTCCGACGCGATGAAGTTTACAGTAGCTGGAAGAATGAAGGTAGAACTGCCAGAGAAACTAGAAACTGGTCCACGTTCACCGCTCGTCGAAGTTACAATAGATAGGAAGAAGAAGACACCGCGGCCAGAACGATTCAGGGCCAAAAAGGGTAATACTTAATTTATGAACAGCTTTTGTAGATTAAGTAGCAACTTAATAGCgaaagatttattaataattgggATTTACAATTATCTTTTAGTAAAGTGATTATTGAACctcttttaaatatagtacaaattattaaaaaggcTATTAATAGACTTTTGGTAACTAAAttgttaagaataaatataaacaagatACTGAAAATACACATCGTTTACAGGATACACAAAAGATGCGGTATCTACGCCAACTAGTCCAAGTAAGGATTCATACAGTAAATTGCGGATAAGCTTCTCGGAACCTACAAGCGATGACAGTGGTTAGTGGATTCTTTCTTATCagtatgattaatatttttataatatttaattctctttaattGTTGGATTTATaggagaagaaaataaatccgAGAAACATACGTCACCGACTGTATCGATACCCAAGATAGACGATGAAACGTTCACCTCCTTTTATACTGGAATTTCTTTGGATAGATGCGAAGCTGAATCTGTCGACCTAAACGAGAGCGATTTTGATATAATCACATCGCAATcggaattgtaaattttttttcttgtcaGTTGTTATGGACATTTCAGTCTACGGTTTTCACAgctttacatttttacagaCTAGTCCAGAGGCGCAATATACGATTGCAACGGCGACGCGTTATATCCAGAAATCCTCTAAGAGCGTTGGCAGCGAGAACTGATCTAAGATCGGAATATACTGAGGTACGAACTGGTATTGCGGAGAAAGTAATGAGGCAATTAAATGTCGAAAAATGTAAGCCACATTTTAGactcaatatttcatttttactccgtcataatattaaatcatattttaattacttttacagTGGCTAAAAATTCGTCTTTAGCCATGGAAGCTCTAGCTGGTCTAGCATCCACTGAAGATTTTAGCAATGTTACATTGAGGAACGTTGCAGAATCGAATGTATCGACGAATAGGCTACGACCATACAAAGATTTAATGTTGATTTTGATCAAAGGAAGACGTCATGTAcaagtgaaattaattgaaccgATCGCTGAGAACATTAACAGCGGTGACAATTTTGTATTAGTGACAAAATCAGAGGTAAACAAGAATGCaatttgacattattaattaaaagatattgcTACCAATCCATGAATTTTCTCCAGGTGTATAATTACATTGGGAAGTACTGTAACGTTATCGAAAAGGTTCGTGGTGCAAAAATTGCCATGACCATTCAACAGAATAAAGATCTTGGCACTCAGGCGTCCCAAGTGATCACTATTAACGAAGACAAAGTAACGTGTACGAAAAGTCAGCTACAGAAGTTCTGGAACTACCTTGGCGCTGAGAATGAAAGCGTAGATGGTAAGTCATCCTTCGACGTgactaaattattcaataaataatctattgtattaattgtaGTTTTCGATGCTGGTCACCCCGACGAAGACGAGCTTTACGAGACAGCTATCATACATACGAACATGATCTATGAAATTAAAGGTGAAGAACTGGTGCCTCTTGAGAAGTATTGGGGTGCTATaccaaaaattgaaatgctcGATCCAAACAAGGTCCTGGTATTCGATTTTGGTAGCGAAATGTACATATGGAGCGGAAAAGTGGCATCCGCTGACAAGAAGAAAATTGCAACGAATCTCGCCACAGAAATGTGGAAGGAAGGTTATGATTATGCTGAATGCGACGTGTGCCCAATTAACGCTGCGTCTATGATCGGTAGACGTACCGTTTCTCAGGTAGAATCTAAATCCTCCGAAAACAGACCTAAATGGTGCTTGCTTGCCAAGTTGACGCAACACGTAGAAACGATACTCTTTAGAGAGAAGTTCCTCGATTGGCCACATGCCTCAGGAATTATACGAGTTCGCGGCGAAACAAGCAAAGAACAAGTCGATGgaactataattatagaacCGTGcaatattgataatttattagagaaaAATACCACGCCCGTTGACTTAGTTCTCGAAGGGAGTCATTTAGGTAGAGGGACTGGTTGGTATGATGACGAGGTAAAtagttaaatgttttaatgaatatttcataaaattagaatGTAAAAGCTTAAAAATtggatgttaatttattttgtagttGAAAAAACAGTATGTCGTTACTACAACGAGTGTAAAAGTGTGGCACATTGATGAATTTTCCCACACCCTTTTGGATGAGTCGTCTATTGGTCAATTTTACTCTGGAGATAGCTATATTGTACATTGGATGTATTCAGTTACTATTACTGGTGAATATTGAACACAGTCTGGTGTTATCACACATaacttttaagaaaattttaaacatttttttcttttttttacaggTCGCGGATTAAGTGGCATGCCTTCGAAGCATTCCGCAAAGGGTCGTGATCGCTCTGTCTACTTCATGTGGCAAGGACAGAGCGCGTCTCTGAACGAGCAAGGTGCAGCAGCGTTACTAACTATCCAATTAGATAACGATCAAGCACCTCAGGTAATTAATGACCGACTTAAGAAAATACACAAATTTGAAATGTatcgtatatttaataatgtcttCTATAGTTTCGTGTAGTTCAAGGACACGAGCCAGCCgcatttcttaatttattctcaGGAGCAATGATTGTACATTCTGGTAAAAAGAATGATAAGAAGGATGAAAGATGGCGACTGTACATATGTCGAGGTACCTTAGAGTCAGAGGTATCTTTGATAGAGATTCCTTGTAGCACTCGTCAATTAAGAAGTAGAGGTTCTCTTTTATTACTAGACTCCAAAGACGATAAGATTTATGTATGGCATGGATCTAATGCGTTACTTCATATTAAAAAGGTATGCTTTTGAGATTATttgtgcatttttattttgtcaaagTAGGATGCTATTACACGTAGTCACTATTTGTAGAATGCGATCAGTGTAGCAAAAAGATTACAAGAAAATCGACCTCAGGAAATCCATTTGTCGTCCAACGGTGatatagaaattgttgaaattaatgaagGAACTGAACCGGAAGTATTCTTTAATGGTGAGCAGGTGTCTATAAACGGTGTACTTTTGGGAGCGTTTTAACGAAGCATTTTGTTTATAGCATTAGGAGGAATGAACAAATCACTGTATGTATCGATGGAAAAGGATCAATTGCAGGAACATACTCCAAGACTGTTCCATTTATCAAGTATTTCTAAAGAATTTAAACCCGTGGAGATATTATGTCCTCATCGCGCTTCTTTGACAACGCCATTCCCTTTTCTACAGGAGGACTTGTATCAAGTGAATCAACCAGGTAATCGATATCtctaaattattgaattttgatCAAGGACTAAGTGGATATTATTGTTGTAgcactatttttattggatAACATAAATGAATTGTGGATATGGCAAGGCTGGTGGCCCGACACTGGAGCAGAAGATCAAACTGGAAGTAAAGCAGTCAGATGGCAAGCAGAGAGGCGAGCTGCCATGACGACGGCTATGCAATATTGGCAAAACTTGCATCAGGAAACTACGAAGTATCCAATTTATCTAGTTTGGGCTGGTCTTGAACCGTTGcagtttatcaatttattccCTACGTGGACATATCGGGACGATATTGCAGAAATAAACATAGAGgtatatttctaatttgacTATCcaacattaattatatgtttcaAGTCATTTTtctcaagaatttttaattagcaagGATTTTACTTGCTAAAAGAAATCACATTTTTAaacttcaaatattattagactTTATACGATAGGATTTtataactgaaataaatgttttaggATGGTCGCAATCCCGGAGAAGTATTGTCAGTGGAAAACGAGTTAGCTCGACTAACGAAAAGCACTTATCCCCCCGCTCAATTATTACAACGACCTTTACCGGAAGGAGTGGACCCTACACACctggaattatatttatctcaaCAACACTTTGAAGTTAGTCTCATGAATTAAGTTTGTTTCCAAgtgaagaaatttattattaaacacgTTAGTTTTACTTACAAATGTTACGCAAATGATCCATTTTTTCTTACAGGAGCTACTAGGAATGAGCAAAGAAGAATTTCAAGATCTTCCAGTTTGGAAACAAGTAAATCTCAAAAAAGAAATCGGGCTTTTCTGATGAAACGCCCCTACTGCCGATCCTACGAGTAATAGCTGCCCCTGTAAAGcgtttaataaagtttttgttaattgttttacgatgtttataacattaaaattttttaacttctcaaaatgtatatatacacaaagcatacacacacacacacacgaattcacatttaaaaaatacgtctGAAGTTGCCTATCAATCGAAGGAgaactaatattataatgcagTTGAAGATGTTTACTATTGtctcaaatataatatatactatacttatacatacgtatatatatgtctgtatgtatgtatacatatgtatatacatgtacgaatgtatacatgtatatatacatatacatacatactagacatataaatatagataggtgattatatatttttaatacatattaaacataaattgGCTTGTGaatatttcctttatatttgtatgggcTTTATATTCATTGATAATACAATATGTTTTAGAATGGCTTATTCTTACATGTGTAACATTTGTACAAGAGCGACTGTATTCTTTACAACATACTCTGTGTTTTTGAACagtattcaatgaaatttctcAATGTTGCCTTGAGTCTTATTTCATAAATCCTTTTATCTACcctcaaattttcttttaaaacgaCTCCTCTTGTactatttccaaaaaaaaacaagcgtgattttaaaataattttactttacgCTGTTTCGGTATATATAATTCGTAATGATATCGCAGAGCTGTACAGAGTTcacattgtacaataatttaattagtttgTAACTGAAGTAAGTCCGTCAACAAATTTGAGAGCTTTATACACGTAAATGACAGTTCATAAATCTGCAGAGTCGGTATaggaattttttcttttatacaaattataataactcaCAATTAACAAACGATGACTACGCAAAAGCAATTTGGTAAACattcagttatttttaatcgatcaaATATACTTGTACTTTATGTTCCTTTTTCAgagtaaaaattacaaatttctcCCTCTACATCTAATGGTCTTCATTGTTTTTTTACAAGTTCACCAAGGCACGATAGTACAATAAAGTATGAAAGAATTGtacttaaattgaaataatttgtaattttgcaACTACTCTATTCCTGATCGATTAATTCAAGCATATATGTAAAGAACACAATATCAACCACAGTGCTTATGATggtcgttttatttttattctaacaaGAATAATATGTTGCGGAAAGTGTATGTGCTTAAACGacctaatattaaaatagtccATCTGATCATATGATTCGacaatattactttttttgtcttaaaaataatcgtgTATTGATGTTAACACACTGGAATCATGATTCCTTATCTCACTTTAATGTCTCCCGGAATAATTATCTTGTTATTATTCTTCGTACCCAATTTACAATACTAGTTGTGTAGTGTCGAAATATGTGGCTAGTACTTCCATTCAAATCGTTGGGCATCTGTAGCacataattgtatttttattacgtctctgttcaattattttctgtgttatagttttcaatattttgaaactacttttaaataaattgctactTTGGTATATCATTTTacatttcgtattttatatattgcataaaCATTAATTCAACACATTTTGTGccattattaatatgaaaactGACTGCAAGACAATcgttttaataagaaataatatattgtacagcttcatatacaaattatatataacaaatgacagatatgtatttacattttgctatattgctatacacatttataaaatgtttaccgCTATATGTAATACttcatcaaaattattatcccacatattattattattattatcaatattattattaatattattttcagtatcTTTTCTATTCATATATGTAAAGTACAAATAATTCAAGACAAATTTACAGAGAAAACGTATGTGTCATTACCATTTGAATGTTCACTGGACTTTGCCGTCAATGTAAGCCTTCATAGCAGTTTGACACTCTGCAGAACACCAGTGCTGGATTAGTAAATATGTCTCCGACTCCAATGCTGCATCTAATTTCTTCCTCAGGCTGTGACGTAGTAGAGCCTTTGTGGCTTCCATGGactggaaaataaataaaccaatGGAAGAGTCAATAACAATTGTCTAATGAAATgtacagtataaatattcatcagGTTCCCACGTACATTACTAGTATAGTGCATAAGGTTTACTCTAATGTCTTCAGTGACACAGTTCTTAAACGTTTAATCATTCTACAGTACATCTGTGCCATGAAAGcgttcattttaatttgttttctattaCACTTAACAATCAGGTGTTTCagttattatgttataattaatagtaaatcaAGTAATGTTACTTTCAAATACATGGATGGGGTACGTAAAAGTAAGAACGCAACTCTGTACATTGAGATTCAGCATTTAACATGTGCTATTAATACAGATAGATGGAGAAAGTGATTTACATCATTGTGCAATTAACGAGGCGTGTAATGTGATTCACAACCGATTCTGGATGTCTAGCTTGACTGAGAGACTGTGCCGTTGTCCTAATGGCAAAGAATGTCCATGGCAATGGAACTTTCAGCTTGGAAATTCATCtcaattacttaataataaatcacgcATGGAGGTAAAAACGATGACCCAGTCCCTCAAAATCTAATTATGTTTTTTTCTGacatttcttaatttacaGTTTTGTAATCCAATAACAAACATGGATGTATGTACCCACAAAGAAGAAGCTGCCTATGTCTACGGCAAAAGTGATAGTACTAATTCTTATCTAATACCGTATAATATAACGTTAAATtgtgtttgtttaaaatcacATTATTGGAGACTACAGAAATACACATATCACGACGATGATCTTATCACGCAAACTTTCAGATGCGTCAAGGTATTTTcccatattaaaaaatttatattttctagatTATATAGTGTATATGATTTAATAAGTTTCATCAATACTTTTATAGAAGAGAAAGTGTGAAAGAGATGAATTTTGTGGTCATATAAGATCTGATTTGTACTCCACGTATTACAAATGTTCTTGTCCAGAGAAACACCTATgtatttttaagaacagaACAACAGAGAATGTTCAAGAACTACTTTACTCCGGACCCGCCTACAGAGCATActgtcttttatttaaaaatctgtgaTAACACATACCTGCGATGATTGTTCGCTCATGGCTTTCAATGTTGGTAACAGTTCAACTTGAAATCTATCAGGCCATAAAACTCTTGTAACCAAACCAGCTCTTAATGCTTCGCTAGCAGTCAAAGTTCTGCCACCCAAAAGTAACTCGCTCGTCTATaaacaataatgttaataaattctttcgttgactatataaaatgtattttatacacttaCAATTGCACTTCCCAATATGTGTGACAAGGTGAAAACGGCAGCTCCCTCGGCAATCTGGCCCAATTTCCCATACGGAGTACTAAACGTTGCTTTGTCACTGGCTATCACAAGGTCAAAAAGAGGTAACATTGTTACTCCAAGACCAATCGCAACGCCTTGAACTCCAGCAACGATTGGCTTGTTAAACGTTGCTAAACTTTTAATAAAGTCTCTgcatgaaaaaatattatttgtttaatattgttaaaacaataaatactacttaacattgaatttataattttagcggCTACATACTTAACAGAGTCTGCCATCTCCTGAGCCCGAAGTCGTCGTTCGTCCTTATTTGTGTGTAGTAACATAGAAAGTTCAAGACCTTCGCAAAAACTGCTACCAGTGGATGTTAACAGAACAACTCTGCAATCATCATCTCTTTTTAAGATTGATAACGTTTCACGGAACTCTTGCATCatctgaaaatataaaacaaacattgtattgataaaatttctgACATTTTTCTACAAGAGCAATTAGCTTCAAACAATTTTACCTGCAATGTAAGAGCATTTTTAAGTTTTGTTGAGGATGATGGAGTAAGTATTAATTGTACAAGATTACCATGCCGTCGCACAttgatttctttattactAAATTGACTTCTTGTCTCTGATTTTGTCTTGTTGTTATCCAATTCTAATACCTTGGCAATGTTCACAGCTACTGAAAACCATTCAAGTTTAATATTCtgttcttcttttaaatacaGATACAATTAATATCGCAGAGTGTAACATACATATACTTAAagaatatacatttttcaataaaacaaaaaaaagaacacaGAAAAGAATGCAAAACATTTCTAAGCACTTTGAAATCATAGATTTCACCTTTGCTTTTACGATTAGCTGTAGAACTTCCAGACCTATTTCCAGCACTGACTACTGAAAGAGCACTCACAGCTTCTGCAAGGCAGGCTGAAAGTTCATCTTCTCCTTTGGAGAATTCTTCATTGTTATCTGATTCACTTGTTTTAGCAAATGTAACTTTGTTCTTTGCAGATTTTTTGGTTTTCGATGTTACCTTACCTGTAGTTGTACCATTTGATCGCGTTATAACTTTGCCTGAACTGGTTTCCTCTGTTACTGTTGCATCAACTTGCTTGGAATTCTTATCACCTTTTTTGGAATCTGATTTCTTTGGACGAAGTGTTTTGTCCTCTACGTTAGTGGCAACTACAGCTTCCACTTCGATTCTTTGGACAactttctttttacttttcttcGTATTCGCCCCCTCATCCGAAAGTCTCCTTTTTGTGGACCTCAACGAATGAGAACCTCCTTCATCGTTTTTCATTCCCTCTATCTTCTCTGGGCTGTCAATGCTGACTCTAGGACTTCCAGATGCGCTGGAGAAAGAACTGGACGAGTGTcttctaattataatagatgCGTCCGCCGCATTTCTGATCTTTGCAGGCAAAATGAAATCTTGTTGGGATATCGAATTTGATTTTCCAGTTGCAGCTTGTTCTCCAACTTTCTTATCTGGTTGCACTTCACTTATGTGTATAGAAGTTCTTTTCGACCTTGGGGAAACTTTCGACACACCTGTTGTAGCAGTACGTAATCTTAAAACAGCATTGCGAACCAATTTTTTTCGGAAATTCAGCTCACGTTGTACTTTTTGAATGTCCATGACCTTCGCTTGAGACTTAGTGATAGGGATGAAACGTTTTTTATCTGGTTGTTCCAcatcatataataaatttacaacaCCCTCATCCTGGA
Coding sequences within:
- the LOC144471793 gene encoding U-scoloptoxin(11)-Sm7a-like, whose amino-acid sequence is MYSINIHQVPTYITSIVHKVYSNVFSDTVLKRLIILQYICAMKAFILICFLLHLTIRCFSYYVIINSKSSNVTFKYMDGIDGESDLHHCAINEACNVIHNRFWMSSLTERLCRCPNGKECPWQWNFQLGNSSQLLNNKSRMEFCNPITNMDVCTHKEEAAYVYGKSDSTNSYLIPYNITLNCVCLKSHYWRLQKYTYHDDDLITQTFRCVKKRKCERDEFCGHIRSDLYSTYYKCSCPEKHLCIFKNRTTENVQELLYSGPAYRAYCLLFKNL